In Sphingomonas profundi, the sequence AGAAGGCGGCGCCGTCGCTGGTCAGCGGCTGGTTGATCGGCGCCTCGGCGGAGAGCACGGCGAGACGCTCGTTCGCCTTCACCATCGCCCGCTCGATGAACAGGCCGTCGATGCGGCTGGGATTCTCGATCGCGTCGGTCAGGCCGCGGCCGGGCTCCAGATCCAGCGAGAGCGCGCCGGTGCCGAAATGCACGTCGAGATCGAGCAGGGCGGTGGAGCGGTGGCCCTTTTCGCCGAACAGCCACGCGATCGAGGAGGCGATCGACGATGCGCCCACGCCGCCACGCACGCCGATCACCGCCGTGGTCAGGTGCGGTCGGTCCGGCGTGGCCTCGGCGATGCGCGGGCCGGCGATCGTCATCTGGGCGTGCGCCAGCGCGTCGCGCATCTGATCGACGCTGAACGGCTTCAGCAGATAATCCTGGATGCCGCTGGCGACGAGATCGCGGTAGAGCCGCACGTCGTTCACCTGGCCGGCGGCGATCACCACGGTGCCGGGCTCGCACACTTCGGCCAGCGCGTTGATGTCGTTCAGCGGATCGCCGCTCTCGGACAGATCGACGAACAGGATGTTGGGGCTGGCGGAGACGGAGAGCGTCTGCACTGCGTTGCGCAGGCCGCCCTTGCCGATCCGTTCCTGCGCCCAGCCGAGTTCCGAGACGACCGGCTTCAGCAGATCGGCGGTTGCCTCGTCGCAGACGAAGGCGGCGAACGGCTCACGCAGCGCGGCGGAGCCACGGGGGTTGAAGGGCGCGTTCATCAGTTTCCGTTCTTCGTGGATTCGGTTTTCAGGCCGGAGATGGCGGTGCTCGGCGTGTCGCGGTAGGCGCGGATCGCCTTGTTGACCGAGCGCGGATCGTTGCCCTCGGCGCTGGCGCCGCGCACCAGATCCTCGGGATTGGCGACCATCGCGGCGAGGTTGGTGTTCGTCGCGCAGCCATAGTTCGACATCGTCGAGCCGGCGAACTCGGGCTGCGAGGAGCGGCTCCAGTTCGGGCAATCCGGCACCGTCGCGATGCTGCGGCTGACGACCACGCGGACGCTGCCGGGGGCAATCTCCCCCGCCGTCACCGGCGTCGCCTCGCTCAAGAGCAGGCCGTGGCGGGCGAGTACGCCGGACACCGCATCGCGCACACCCTCGTCGGCCGAGCGGGTGGGATCGTCGATCGAGACGCGATCGCCGTAGCCGAGCCGCAGCGCCTGGAACCAGGCGTCGATCCGCGCCGCCTCCGCCGTGGAGCCGGAGCGGAGCGCGTCGCCCGAGACGTCGAGCACGTAATCGGTGCGGCTGACGACCGGCTGGTTGACCGAGGAGAGGCCGCGATTCACCGGCCCGCAGCCGCCCAGCGCCGGGGCGAGGGCGAGCGCGAGCAGCGCCAGGGTGGGGAGGCGTCGCATGCTGATGGTCTCCATGACTGCGCTCTTGTCCTTAGAAGGAGAAGCCGGGGGCGGCGCTGGCGCCCTTGGCCTTCCGCCCGCGCGGCGCCGGCGCGGCATCGGCGACGGGCGGCAGGGTGGTGGCGGTGACTGGCGGCGCCATGGTGGGCACCGGCCGGGTGGCACCGGACTTGCCGTCGAAGCTCTGGCCGCCGACCACGCGCTGGAAATCGGTGGCGGCGCGGTAGCCGTCGGTCGGCAGCGCGATCTGGTTCGCGTTGACCGGCTTCACCAGATAGGGCGTCACCACGATCACCAGTTCCGTCTCGTTGCGGCGGAAGCTGGAGGAGCGGAACAGCGCGCCCAGGATCGGCAGATCGCCGAGGAAGGGGGCCTTGTCGATCGCGTTGGTGTGGCTGTTGCGCAGCAGGCCGCCGATCATGAACGCCTGGCCGGAGCCGAGCTCGATCGTCGTTTCCGCGCGGCGGGTGGTGAAGCCCGGGATGCTGAAGCCGTTCAGCGTCACGGCGCCGGCGGTGGAGAGTTCCGACACTTCCGGCCGCACCCGCATGGAGATTCGGCCGTCCGCCAGCACCGTCGGCGTGAAGGCCAAGCTGACGCCATATTGCTTATATTCGACGGAGACGGTGCCCAGCGCCTGGCTGATCGGGATCGGCACCTCGCCGCCGGCCAGGAAGCTCGCCGTCTCGCCGGAAAGCGCCGTCAGGTTCGGTTCGGCCAGGGTGGTGACGAGGCCGTCCGCCTCCGCCAGATCGAGCGCGGAGGCCACGTCCACGCCGAACAGGCGGCCGGCGATGCCGAGCGCCGTCTTGCCGGCGCCGATGCCGAGCTTGCTGAAGTCGAACGAGGTGCCGCCGGAGGTGAGGAACTGGCCGCTCTTCGGATCGAACGGCAGGCTGATCGATCCGGTCGGCAGGCCGAAGATGCTGGAGGCGTCGAGCTTGGGCAGAGTGCTGATATCGGCCGTGCCGATGCCGCCGAAGCCGCGCCCCTGGGCGATGTTGAACTGGAAGCCGCCGGTGGTGTCGCGGGTGAGCAGGTTTACGCCGATCTCCTTGGAAAGCTCGCGGCTCACCTCGGCGATTTTGACGTGCAGGTTCACCTGCAGCGGCGTGGCGGTGCGGATGCGGCTGACGACCTGCGTCTCCTTGCCGACGAAGGCCTGCACCAGCTGCTGCGCCTCCTCCACGTCGCCCGGCGAGGCAACGGTGCCGGTGAGCAGGACGAGGCCGTTCATCGGCGTCGCCGTGATCGAGGCTTCCGGCATCGCCATCTGCAGCATCGATCCGATCGTGCCGTAATTGGCGCCGACGCGGATGTTGGCGGAATAGACCGTCTGCCCGGCCTTGTTAGTGGCGTAGACGGTGGTCTCGCCGCCGCCCTTGCCGAAGATGTAGAGTTGGGTGGGCGAGCGGACCTGCACGTCGGCGACCTTCTCGTCCGCCACGAACAGGTTGCTCATCGGCGTGGGCAGGCGGACGACCTGGCCGCGACCGACCGAGAGCGTGACCGAGTCCGTCGGCTGGCTGGCCATGGGTGCGGCGAGCGCCGGCAGCGGCAGGGCGGCGGCGAGGCCGAGGGCGAGCCCTGCGGCGAGCGCGGTGCCCACGGCGCCGTGCTTCAGCAAAGTCTTGAAGCGCATCTTACTTCCCCCCCACCGGCACTTCGGTGACATTGTTGCCGCGCGCGACGACGACGACCGGACCGAGCGCCTTCACGACCGGAACGGCGCCGCCGGCCACCTGCGGCAGCGGCCCGCCGGGCAGCCCGCCGATGGCCGACACGGGCTTGGCCGGCACGGTGCGGCGCTGGAAGCGCGACACATCGGCGCCCACGGTGAAGGTGGTGTCCGTATCGATCGGGCGCGACGCGATCTGGAGCAGCATCTGCTTTTCCGCGCGCGGATCGGCATTCTGCGGCACCGTGACCTCCCCCGAGGCGATGGCGCGTTCCAGCTCCGCCGTGTTGTCGGCGATCGAGCGCAGCGAGAGCGAGAGCGTGCCGATCGTCTGCGCGACGGCGATCTTCTCGGCGATCTTGGGCGTCGCCTCCAGCGTGACGGTGGAGACCGGGATCGGCTGCGTCTTGCCGTCCTCGCCCACCTGGTTGTCGGTGCGCTGATCGGCGGCGAGGACGCGCATGTTGCGGATGATCGTCTCGCTGGTCTTCAGCGGCGGGCCGTCGCCGCCGCCGGAAACCTGCTGGGTGAGCACCAGATCGATGCGATCACCGGGGAAGACGAAGCCGGCGACGCCGCTTTGCGCGGAGACCGGCACCGTCACGGCGCGCATCCCCGGGCCGAGCGCGGCGGCCAGGAAGCCGCGATCGCCGGGCTTCACCAGCGCACCCATCGTGAGCGGCTGGCCGGCCGTGACCTCCGAGCGGACGACCGCGCCGTTCAGCGAGGCGGGATCGATCGCGCCGCGCGTGTAATAGGCGTTCTCCACCAGATCCTTGGGCCACGGCTGGAAGCGCAGCGCCTCCGGCCCGATGATCGTGCCCACCGGCAGCGCGCGGATGGCGACCAGCACCTCCGGCCCGGTCGGCACCTGCGCGGCGCTGGCCGTCGGCGCGCCCTCGCCCATCATCATCGATCGCGCCAGGAAGGCGGATACCCCGGCGAGAAGTAGCGCACCGACCAGCAGCGCAAGCCTTTTTCCATCCATGGCGACGATCGCCCCCCAAAAACCTGCCTAGAGATTGCGTCCGTTAGTGACCGGAACTGGTTAAGATATCGTTCGCGATTACCCACAGGCCGGCGGCGGCGATCGCGAGGCCGTAGGGGATCTCCGGCTGGCCCTCGCGTTTGCGCAGGCGGTGCGCGGCCAGCATCAGCAAGGTGAGCACGCCGCCGGCCAGCGCCATCACCACGAGCATGCGGGCGAGGCCGTACGGCGGAAGCCAGAGGGCGAGCGCGCCGATCATCTTCACGTCGCCGCCGCCCATCATGCCGAGCGCGAAGGCGCCGGCGAACAGCGCGAACACCATCAGCGCCAGCCCGATCTGCCACGCGACATCCGGCCACAGCGGCAGGCCGTGCGCCCACCACCACAGCGGCGCGAGCAGGGCGATGGCGGCGTTGAGCGGGTTGGCGATCGTGCGGCTGCGCAGATCCGTATAGGCGGCGGCCAGCAGCAGCAGCGAGAGGAGGGCGGCAAGCGCCGCGATCGGCCAGGAGAGCATGGCCGGCAGGACTAGACGTTCGCACTTGCTAAACCGTAACCAGCAACCATGGAGTCATTGGACGATCGTCGAACCCGGCCGGCGGGCATGCGGCTGGCCGGGGCGGCGGGCCATGACGGCTGGCCCCTGCGCGCGTTCGACTGGCCGGCCGAGGGCGAGCCGCGCGGCAGCATCCTGTTCCAGACCGGGCGGGGTGACTTCCTGGAGAAGTATCTGGAGGCGTTCGGCCACTGGCACCGGCGCGGCTGGACGATCGCCGGGTTCGACTGGCGCGGCCAGGGCGGATCGCGCGGGGCGGGATCGGCGCCGGCGGCGGCCGCCGCGCTGGATGCGATGCTGGCGGACGTGGCCGGCTTCGCCGCGCGCTGGATCGCCGAGAGCCCGCCGCCGCACGTGCTGATCGGCCATTCGATGGGCGGCCATCTGGTGCTGCGGCTGCTGGCGGAGCAGGCGGTGCCGGTGGCGGCGGCGGTGCTGGTGTCGCCGATGCTGGGGCTGCGGCATGCGCCCCTCTCTCCCGCGATCGCGCGTGGCGTCGCGCGCATGGCCGTGGCGCTGGGGCAGGCCGGGCGGCCGCTGTGGGGCACGCGCGAGATGCTGGTGCGGCAGGCCAACCTCACCGGATGCGCCGATCGCTACGCCGACGAGACGTGGTGGAAGGAGACGCAGCCGGACCTGTCGCTCGGCCCGCCGGACTGGGGCTGGGTGGCGGCGGCGCTGCGATCGATCGCGCGGCTCGCGGCGCCGGGCGTGCTCGAGCGGGTGACGCCGCCGGTGCTGCTGATCGCCACGGATCGCGACCGGCTGGTGAGCGCCGCCGCGATCCGCGCCGCCACCGCCCGCCTGCCGCACGCGACGCTGCGCATGATCGACGGCGCGCATGAGCTGCTGCGCGAGGCGGACGGGCCGCGACTGG encodes:
- a CDS encoding type II and III secretion system protein family protein, whose amino-acid sequence is MRFKTLLKHGAVGTALAAGLALGLAAALPLPALAAPMASQPTDSVTLSVGRGQVVRLPTPMSNLFVADEKVADVQVRSPTQLYIFGKGGGETTVYATNKAGQTVYSANIRVGANYGTIGSMLQMAMPEASITATPMNGLVLLTGTVASPGDVEEAQQLVQAFVGKETQVVSRIRTATPLQVNLHVKIAEVSRELSKEIGVNLLTRDTTGGFQFNIAQGRGFGGIGTADISTLPKLDASSIFGLPTGSISLPFDPKSGQFLTSGGTSFDFSKLGIGAGKTALGIAGRLFGVDVASALDLAEADGLVTTLAEPNLTALSGETASFLAGGEVPIPISQALGTVSVEYKQYGVSLAFTPTVLADGRISMRVRPEVSELSTAGAVTLNGFSIPGFTTRRAETTIELGSGQAFMIGGLLRNSHTNAIDKAPFLGDLPILGALFRSSSFRRNETELVIVVTPYLVKPVNANQIALPTDGYRAATDFQRVVGGQSFDGKSGATRPVPTMAPPVTATTLPPVADAAPAPRGRKAKGASAAPGFSF
- a CDS encoding pilus assembly protein CpaE — encoded protein: MNAPFNPRGSAALREPFAAFVCDEATADLLKPVVSELGWAQERIGKGGLRNAVQTLSVSASPNILFVDLSESGDPLNDINALAEVCEPGTVVIAAGQVNDVRLYRDLVASGIQDYLLKPFSVDQMRDALAHAQMTIAGPRIAEATPDRPHLTTAVIGVRGGVGASSIASSIAWLFGEKGHRSTALLDLDVHFGTGALSLDLEPGRGLTDAIENPSRIDGLFIERAMVKANERLAVLSAEAPINQPLTSDGAAFFQLQEEMRAAFECTVIDLPRNMLIQHPHLLNEVQTAVVVTEFTLAATRDAIRILSWLKANAPQTKVMVVANRVPPPGVSEISQKDFETSIERKVDLILPLDQKLAAQSAKLGKPLAEVARAGKIGPLLGGLAARLIASVDSGDAGAAGGKTSLLGKLGDFRNRLPRRKAKQA
- the cpaB gene encoding Flp pilus assembly protein CpaB; protein product: MDGKRLALLVGALLLAGVSAFLARSMMMGEGAPTASAAQVPTGPEVLVAIRALPVGTIIGPEALRFQPWPKDLVENAYYTRGAIDPASLNGAVVRSEVTAGQPLTMGALVKPGDRGFLAAALGPGMRAVTVPVSAQSGVAGFVFPGDRIDLVLTQQVSGGGDGPPLKTSETIIRNMRVLAADQRTDNQVGEDGKTQPIPVSTVTLEATPKIAEKIAVAQTIGTLSLSLRSIADNTAELERAIASGEVTVPQNADPRAEKQMLLQIASRPIDTDTTFTVGADVSRFQRRTVPAKPVSAIGGLPGGPLPQVAGGAVPVVKALGPVVVVARGNNVTEVPVGGK
- a CDS encoding A24 family peptidase, giving the protein MLSWPIAALAALLSLLLLAAAYTDLRSRTIANPLNAAIALLAPLWWWAHGLPLWPDVAWQIGLALMVFALFAGAFALGMMGGGDVKMIGALALWLPPYGLARMLVVMALAGGVLTLLMLAAHRLRKREGQPEIPYGLAIAAAGLWVIANDILTSSGH
- a CDS encoding alpha/beta hydrolase, translating into MESLDDRRTRPAGMRLAGAAGHDGWPLRAFDWPAEGEPRGSILFQTGRGDFLEKYLEAFGHWHRRGWTIAGFDWRGQGGSRGAGSAPAAAAALDAMLADVAGFAARWIAESPPPHVLIGHSMGGHLVLRLLAEQAVPVAAAVLVSPMLGLRHAPLSPAIARGVARMAVALGQAGRPLWGTREMLVRQANLTGCADRYADETWWKETQPDLSLGPPDWGWVAAALRSIARLAAPGVLERVTPPVLLIATDRDRLVSAAAIRAATARLPHATLRMIDGAHELLREADGPRLEAFAAIDAFLAAQAPAR
- a CDS encoding CpaD family pilus assembly protein, with protein sequence MRRLPTLALLALALAPALGGCGPVNRGLSSVNQPVVSRTDYVLDVSGDALRSGSTAEAARIDAWFQALRLGYGDRVSIDDPTRSADEGVRDAVSGVLARHGLLLSEATPVTAGEIAPGSVRVVVSRSIATVPDCPNWSRSSQPEFAGSTMSNYGCATNTNLAAMVANPEDLVRGASAEGNDPRSVNKAIRAYRDTPSTAISGLKTESTKNGN